In Phaseolus vulgaris cultivar G19833 chromosome 10, P. vulgaris v2.0, whole genome shotgun sequence, a single genomic region encodes these proteins:
- the LOC137818620 gene encoding disease resistance protein RPV1-like, which translates to METESSSPSSKSEWKYDVFINFRGVDTRRKFVSHLHSALSKAGVKTFLDEENLLKGMEQQELLRAIQVSQIAIVVFSKRYAESSWCLDELEKIFECRQTCCQKVLPVFYYVQPSEVREQTGDFGDVLRAAAENRYEDTLLRWSLTLTKAANLAGWDVRKSRSEAELVGDIVKDVINKLDYNVLSITEYPVGLDHRVQEVIRFIERTKNSCRIGIWGMGGSGKTTIAKAIYNKLHRLFDNKSCIEDIREVCQTERRGLVRLQEKLLSDVLKAKVEIQSVGIGQSMIDNRFIGKRALIVLDDVNEFDQLEALCGNTQWIGEASVIIITTSDLHLLKRFEVDYVYEMKEMEANESLELFSWHAFREAKPREDFNELAKKAVDYCGGLPLALEVLGSYLRKRTVTEWRSVLSKLKISLNAQVQAKLRISFENLLDQMEKDIFLDVCCVFIGKDRGCVTEVLNGCGLYADIGITVLLERSLIKVEKNNKLIMHPLLRDMGREIIREGSRKEPGKCSRLWFQEDVRDVLTNSTGTDAVEGLALKLNLTNRECFKADTFEEMRSLRLLQLHHVELTGDYGYLSKQLRWIYWQGFPSTYIPNNFYLGDAIAINLKHSNLRQVWKEPKALHMLKFLNLSHSKNLTETPDFSGLPNLEKLVLKYCPSLCCVHKSIGDLSNIVLINLKECTSLSNLPREIYKLKSLKTLILSGCSKIDKFEEDIGQMESLTTLIAENAVVKQVPFSIVSSKSIGFLFLRGNEGLSHDILRPIIWSLMSPTMNPLSRILPLCGISASLDSMNMQNIDLGDLAPILTNLLNLRSVLVQCDTEFQITKVRKFLNDVHGIHFTELEIAPGTLETSDNSLRSYLIGMGSYREEDFNTLNKSISKELGTGGSCNVFLPRDNHPFWMAHMGEEHSVHFTVPQDWDRMGMVLCVVYLSTPETVATDCLISVLMVNYTKCTIHIYKRDTVISFNDADWQSIISHLGAGDKVEIFLSFRNELVMKRGIVYLTNYEFIDMEMKAVSKPPVMEIYSLKRNLKGQESSRKRKW; encoded by the exons ATGGAAACGGAATCGTCTTCGCCATCATCCAAATCCGAATGGAAATACGACGTGTTCATCAATTTCAGGGGAGTAGACACCCGCCGGAAGTTCGTTTCTCATCTCCATTCTGCTCTCTCAAAAGCTGGAGTCAAAACGTTCCTTGACGAGGAGAATCTGCTGAAGGGAATGGAGCAGCAAGAACTATTGCGAGCAATACAAGTGTCTCAGATAGCAATAGTTGTTTTCTCCAAAAGATACGCTGAATCTAGTTGGTGTCTTGATGAGCTTGAAAAAATCTTTGAATGTCGCCAAACTTGTTGCCAAAAAGTTTTACCTGTATTTTACTATGTTCAACCATCCGAGGTACGAGAGCAGACGGGTGATTTTGGAGATGTGTTGAGAGCAGCTGCAGAAAATAGGTATGAAGATACGTTGTTGAGGTGGAGCCTTACACTCACCAAAGCTGCAAATTTGGCGGGGTGGGATGTCAGGAAAAGCAG GTCTGAAGCTGAGCTAGTGGGTGACATTGTTAAAGACGTTATTAACAAACTTGATTACAATGTCTTGTCTATCACGGAATATCCTGTTGGATTAGATCATCGAGTGCAAGAAGTGATTAGATTTATTGAAAGAACCAAAAATTCTTGTAGGATAGGGATATGGGGAATGGGAGGATCTGGTAAAACTACCATTGCTAAAGCCATCTACAATAAACTTCATCGTTTATTCGACAATAAAAGTTGCATTGAAGATATTAGAGAAGTTTGTCAAACAGAGAGAAGAGGGCTCGTTCGTTTGCAGGAAAAACTTCTTTCAGATGTCCTGAAAGCAAAGGTGGAGATTCAAAGCGTTGGAATCGGACAAAGTATGATTGACAACCGATTTATTGGAAAAAGGGCGCTTATTGTTCTTGATGATGTGAATGAGTTTGACCAACTAGAAGCTCTATGTGGAAATACTCAGTGGATTGGTGAAGCAAGTGTAATAATCATTACAACTAGCGATCTGCATCTGCTGAAGAGATTTGAAGTTGATTATGTTTATGAAATGAAGGAAATGGAAGCAAATGAGTCACTTGAGCTTTTTAGTTGGCATGCTTTCAGAGAAGCAAAACCAAGAGAAGATTTCAATGAACTTGCAAAAAAAGCAGTTGATTATTGTGGAGGACTACCACTAGCTCTTGAAGTCCTTGGTTCTTATTTGAGAAAGAGGACAGTGACTGAGTGGAGAAGTGTGTTGTCAAAGCTAAAAATAAGTCTCAATGCCCAAGTCCAAGCGAAACTAAGAATAAGCTTTGAGAATTTATTGGATCAAATGGAAAAGGATATATTTCTTGATGTGTGTTGTGTCTTTATAGGTAAGGACAGAGGCTGTGTGACCGAGGTACTAAACGGCTGTGGACTATATGCTGATATTGGAATAACAGTCCTCTTAGAGCGTAGCCTCATAAAAGTCGAAAAGAACAACAAACTCATAATGCATCCTTTGTTACGAGACATGGGAAGAGAGATTATTCGTGAAGGTTCAAGAAAAGAACCTGGGAAGTGCAGTAGATTGTGGTTTCAAGAGGATGTACGTGATGTATTGACAAATAGTACT GGGACAGATGCTGTTGAGGGATTGGCTCTGAAATTGAATTTAACCAACAGAGAATGCTTTAAAGCAGATACTTTTGAGGAAATGAGGAGTTTGAGACTGTTGCAACTTCATCATGTAGAACTCACGGGAGATTATGGCTATCTTTCTAAGCAATTGAGATGGATCTATTGGCAAGGGTTTCCTTCAACATACATACCTAACAACTTCTATCTGGGAGATGCAATTGCAATTAATTTGAAACACAGTAATCTTAGACAAGTATGGAAAGAACCCAAG GCTTTACACATGTTAAAGTTCCTCAATCTTAGTCATTCCAAGAACTTGACAGAAACCCCTGACTTTTCTGGACTACCAAATCTTGAAAAGCTCGTTCTCAAATATTGTCCAAGTTTGTGCTGTGTACACAAATCCATTGGAGATCTCAGTAATATTGTGTTGATAAATTTGAAGGAGTGTACAAGCCTAAGCAATCTTCCGAGAGAGATATATAAGttgaaatctttgaaaactctcaTCCTATCTGGTTGTTCGAAGATTGACAAATTCGAAGAAGATATAGGGCAGATGGAATCCTTGACAACTCTAATTGCTGAAAATGCTGTTGTGAAACAAGTGCCCTTTTCAATAGTAAGCtcaaaaagcattggatttCTATTCCTACGTGGGAATGAAGGATTGTCGCATGATATTTTACGTCCTATTATTTGGTCCTTGATGTCACCGACAATGAATCCCCTGTCTCGTATTCTTCCGTTATGTGGCATATCAGCATCTCTAGATTCAATGAATATGCAGAATATTGATTTGGGTGACCTAGCACCGATCCTTACCAACCTTTTAAATCTTCGAAGTGTTTTGGTGCAATGTGACACGGAGTTTCAAATAACTAAAGTAAGAAAGTTTTTGAACGACGTACATGGGATACATTTCACTGAGTTAGAAATAGCACCAGGTACATTAGAAACTTCAGACAATTCCTTGAGATCTTATTTGATTGGAATGGGAAGCTAccgagaagaagacttcaatactCTTAACAAGAGCATATCTAAG GAATTGGGAACTGGTGGATCTTGTAATGTTTTTCTGCCAAGAGACAATCATCCTTTTTGGATGGCCCATATGGGCGAGGAACATTCAGTGCATTTCACTGTGCCTCAGGATTGGGACAGGATGGGAATGGTTTTGTGTGTTGTGTATTTATCAACACCTGAAACCGTGGCAACTGACTGTCTTATTAGTGTCTTAATGGTTAATTACACAAAGTGTACCATACATATATACAAGCGAGACACAGTAATTTCCTTTAATGATGCAGATTGGCAGAGCATAATATCTCATTTGGGAGCTGGAGACAAGGTGGAGATTTTTCTGTCTTTCAGGAATGAATTGGTGATGAAAAGGGGAATTGTCTATCTCACGAATTATGAATTCATTGACATGGAAATGAAAGCTGTTAGTAAACCACCTGTTATGGAGATTTATAGTTTGAAGAGGAATCTTAAGGGTCAAGAAAGCAGCCGGAAGAGAAAATGGTAA